Proteins from one Streptosporangium becharense genomic window:
- a CDS encoding beta-propeller domain-containing protein — MRTSTRTAGAVMLAAALLATACTSTGTGTGTADAGRATPIDLTKARLVSYSGCDDMLAGLRAETAKNVGPWGIGGPIIFEARSSDPAAAKMADSAPEHSTTNVHEAGVDEPDLVKTDGNRVITVNRGVLRVTDTASRKVTGTLRLVDAEHVGAPADLLVSGDRALVLFSGGGIIPFGAVAKRAPSPGPRYVLVDLSGKPRVIGSLTPDGSHVDARMVGSTVRIVVRSQPQITFPDLGPDLPDNERTRRNAEVVAKTPIEAWLPKYELAAADGTTSNHTVECGKVSHPEKYTGTSMLTVHTLDLSKPLGGTSPIGVVADGDTVYGTASSLYVTSNPRWWMPRPVEPPVVQEAAPTVTASAAESPAVCASASGGASAEAGPEPCLPTAPPSGVTPTASAAPQEPPQETEVHRFDVTAAGEPRYVASGRVPGRVLNQYSLSEHDGHLRVATTSDAGDPGPGGSAPDSSSAVHVLDVGTLGVVGQVGGLGKGERIYSVRFAGPVGYVVTFKQVDPLYTLDLSDPAKPRTTGELKITGYSAYLHPAGDGRLIGVGQEASEKGRTLGTQVSLFDVGDPADPRRLSQMFHKDSGSEAEWDPHAFLYWAKTGTAVLPLSTWTGTEQTNGAALVLTIGDSAISKVGMINHPRPRPVNDTRFAAFDPGIRRSIVIGDSLWTVSDLGMKVNDLKTLADRAWIPFS, encoded by the coding sequence ATGAGGACATCCACGCGTACGGCCGGCGCGGTCATGCTCGCCGCCGCGCTGCTCGCCACCGCCTGCACGTCCACCGGGACGGGGACGGGAACCGCCGACGCCGGTCGTGCGACGCCGATCGACCTGACGAAGGCCAGGCTGGTCTCCTACAGCGGTTGTGACGACATGCTGGCCGGGTTGCGCGCCGAGACGGCGAAGAACGTCGGCCCGTGGGGCATCGGCGGCCCGATCATCTTCGAGGCGCGGTCCTCGGACCCGGCCGCCGCCAAGATGGCGGACTCCGCCCCCGAGCACTCCACCACGAACGTGCACGAGGCAGGGGTCGACGAGCCGGACCTGGTGAAGACCGACGGCAACCGGGTGATCACCGTCAACCGCGGTGTACTACGGGTGACGGACACTGCGAGCAGGAAGGTCACCGGCACGCTCAGGCTCGTGGACGCCGAGCACGTGGGGGCCCCGGCCGACCTGCTGGTCAGCGGCGACCGGGCGTTGGTGCTGTTCTCCGGGGGAGGGATCATCCCCTTCGGCGCGGTGGCCAAGCGCGCGCCGAGCCCCGGGCCGCGTTACGTCCTCGTCGACCTGTCCGGCAAGCCCAGGGTGATCGGCTCGCTCACCCCGGACGGCTCCCACGTGGACGCGAGGATGGTGGGCTCCACGGTGCGGATCGTGGTCCGCAGCCAGCCGCAGATCACCTTCCCCGACCTCGGCCCCGACCTGCCGGACAACGAGCGCACGCGGCGCAACGCGGAGGTCGTCGCCAAGACCCCGATCGAGGCGTGGCTGCCGAAGTACGAGCTGGCGGCGGCCGACGGGACGACATCGAACCACACGGTCGAGTGCGGGAAGGTCAGCCACCCCGAGAAGTACACCGGCACCTCGATGCTGACCGTGCACACCCTCGACCTGTCGAAACCGCTCGGCGGCACCTCCCCGATCGGCGTGGTCGCCGACGGCGACACGGTCTACGGCACCGCCTCCAGCCTGTACGTGACCAGCAACCCGCGCTGGTGGATGCCCCGGCCGGTCGAGCCGCCGGTCGTCCAGGAGGCGGCTCCCACGGTCACGGCCTCCGCGGCGGAGAGCCCCGCGGTCTGCGCGTCGGCGTCCGGCGGCGCATCCGCGGAGGCCGGCCCCGAGCCCTGCCTCCCCACGGCCCCGCCCTCCGGCGTGACACCGACGGCGAGCGCCGCACCGCAGGAGCCGCCGCAGGAGACGGAGGTGCACCGGTTCGACGTCACCGCCGCCGGCGAGCCCCGGTACGTGGCCTCGGGCAGGGTGCCCGGCAGGGTGCTCAACCAGTACTCCCTGTCGGAGCACGACGGGCACCTGCGCGTCGCCACCACCTCGGACGCCGGCGACCCCGGCCCCGGCGGCTCAGCACCGGACAGCTCCAGCGCCGTCCACGTGCTCGACGTCGGCACCCTCGGCGTGGTCGGCCAGGTCGGCGGCCTGGGGAAGGGCGAGCGGATCTACTCGGTGCGCTTCGCCGGCCCCGTCGGCTACGTGGTGACGTTCAAGCAGGTGGACCCGCTCTACACCCTCGACCTGAGCGACCCGGCGAAGCCGCGGACGACCGGCGAGCTGAAGATCACCGGATACTCGGCCTACCTGCACCCGGCGGGCGACGGGCGGTTGATCGGCGTCGGTCAGGAGGCGAGCGAGAAGGGCCGCACGCTCGGCACCCAGGTCTCGCTGTTCGACGTCGGCGACCCGGCCGACCCGCGCCGCCTGTCGCAGATGTTCCACAAGGACTCGGGGTCGGAGGCGGAGTGGGACCCGCACGCCTTCCTCTACTGGGCCAAGACGGGGACGGCGGTCCTGCCGCTGAGCACCTGGACGGGCACCGAGCAGACCAACGGCGCCGCCCTGGTCCTCACCATCGGCGACTCGGCCATCTCCAAGGTCGGCATGATCAACCACCCCAGGCCCAGGCCGGTGAACGACACCCGCTTCGCCGCCTTCGACCCGGGCATCCGCCGTTCGATCGTCATCGGTGACAGCCTGTGGACGGTCTCCGACCTCGGCATGAAGGTCAACGACCTCAAGACCCTGGCCGACCGGGCCTGGATCCCCTTCTCCTGA